The DNA segment TTGCCACTTCAGCACACAGCTTCAGCTTCAAGGATGCACTGTGCTGTTCACACACTGTGGCATGAGTTGCTTGTCTTAATTCTAGGATATGTGCAAAGGGGCCACAAGAATTTTTTTCTGGTGATGTCATGCTCCATAAGTTTTGGAAGTGCAGTCATGGACAATAGCACAAGATGTCTTCTTGCTTTGAATTTTAGTCTTGGTCCACTTGCCATATCTGTTGATGTTTCTGTTGATTTATGCTTAGTTTGATTCTGAAGCAACACACCAAGAAGATCAATAAGAGCTTTGTCAGCACAAAGGAACCATGCGGTTTAAAACGTAAGGGGAATGTACTTTTGTATTGTGATTACTTGTGCACAGCCACAGCATTAAAAATTGGGCAATGTGGGATGAGCATTGCACCTAGCTCTCATTGTGACTGATTTTGTCAGGCTGCAACTACTGAGTCCAATGTAGCTTTTGGGATTATTGGTATTGGTTCTGCATTTGACTTGTTTTCCTGCCGTGTGTAACAATGCAAGCATGTGCTCAAATTGTGGTTGGTCTTGTGTCCCCACTAGACTCTTGTCTTGTCTTACCTTTTGTGCTCTGAGGCATGCTGTGGCACCGCTTTTTCTTCCTGGTCGAGAAGAGGTGAgcaaagctttttctttttgtttttttcagtcgCATCTGGGACACGGCATCGGGTCAATGCTTGAAGACATTGATAGGTGAGTGTGCAGTAGATGGCATACTATGGgaataatggcttttttcttttcttctattgTTTTGTCATTTCGTCGTTAAAGAGTTGAACTATGAaacatgttgcagcagctgttgGTAGCAGTGCCGATGGATGAAAGAATGTGACCGTTGTCCAGAAGTCGGAAAGGATGCACTTAGTGGCATGCCATTAGTTTTTTTGCTACCTGATCGTAATTGCTATCAGATGACTCGAAGGGAAGCTGCTTAATAATGGCTTCAACATGAAAAGGTTAGGTTTTTGTAGCTAACCTTTGGAATTGACATTAGAGACTCCACCTAACCTGTAGTGAAAGGTGTTGAAAGATGTTCATATAGTCGTCCAAAAGGTATGCAGACAGTGAAAGTGGAGTGATCCTACTTTCACTTCCAAGCCCTGTACCCTCGTGACAGATTACAAACACAAGTGGCTCCAGAAAGCCCAACTGTTTGCAATTGAATGCTGATTTAGGGTTATTTTGGGAGAGACTTGTGCATAGTGTGCTTTCCATCCTGCACTCCAGTGCGTTTGTTTGTGTGCAGCGAACTCCTGTGACAAGCAAAACTCAGCCTGATTGTGTGGTGTGTTGGCCCAGTTTGCCTCTCAGGAAAGTGGATGCAGATGAGAGATTGATTGTGTCCCTGACTACACTAGCTACAGCATCTTGCATATTTTGGAAATATCAGCGCAGCTTTATGGAGCTCAGCAGAACATGCTGTAATATTCTAAATACACTCATGTATTAATTAGCTGATTTTAGTCGGGAATATGTGATGTGGATGTGTTGTAATATTGCTCATAGGGTCATACCAAGACATGCCAGGGgcacgccgcagtggctcagtggttatggcgctcggctgctgacctgaaagacgcgggtttgatcccggctgcgacggttgaatttcgatggaggcgaaattctagaggcccgtgtactgtgcgatgtcagtgcatgttaaagaaccccaggtcgacaaaatttccggagcccttcactctggcatccctcatagcctgagtcgctttggggcgttgaacccccataaaccaacccaaCCAAACTAAGACACGCCAGGATTCTGAGAGAATAAACAGAACCAGGAGTCGGAGTAACATATAAATGTGGTCGGTATGAAGCTACCGTTTACTCTACCACGGGCCATTTGCTTGCAGCTTTCCTTGTAAACCGAGAAAGTGCTTTTTTTTGTGCTGTCAGTTGAGCAGACATGGCAGCTGGAGTGCGAAATGTACACGGTTTTTCTAAAACTATATTGGGTGTGGCATGATGGCAAATGAGGCTGGTTCATGGTGCTGAAGCGATGGATAAAACCAGTCAGAAAAATTAAGTGTGAAGGTTGAGTGTGCAAGCATGTAATGCGGGGAATGTGAAACAGTGAAATGCATGGAATACATAGGGCTGCAGAAAAATGGGCAGAGCGTTCCCAGCATATACGAGCTCATAACTGTAGGGCATGGGCTGTGTCTAATTATGACACCTTTAAAGGTggactaaagaggattctgagctcgtctttccACCCTGacaactcgatctacacgctccaagCATTGTTAAGAACTTTGAATTGTTGTCCTGTGCAGCCAATTTTCCTATTAAATTgaattaaatgtcccggctcctgCCTTCTTTTCTAACTCACCTATGAAAGttggaggagtcaaccaatgcgtggagtgtCTCTCAGCCAGTCGCGGTGGCAGCTTGCCACTCGAAAGTGgttatttggggggggggagcacgCATACAGTGAGTAGGTAAGGAAGGGGGGAGCGCagcccggtaactgcctccttGTGCAGGGAACACTGCCTTGCTGCTCTGCCTTTGACAGAGTCATGCGTAAAGCAAAGATTCCGcgcatatttttatttctgtgggcctgaTTCGCAGCTATGTTCTCTGAGACAAACTATTTATTCGTGAAaatctaaaaaacaaaataaaagcaaaataaactggctgaaaggcactccacgcgttggttgactcctacttTCGTAGGTGAGTTAAAGAAAAAGGTGGGAGTCGAGACGTTGAATTCGATTTAATAAGAAAATCGGTCGCAGAAGATGATAATTCAGTTTCTAATAATGCTTGAAGTGTGTAGATTGAGTTTCCGGGgtgaaaagacgagctcagaatcctctttagtgcaccgtTAAGATTGCTTGCATGTAAGAATAGTCAATTGTATTTCAAAGCACTGACATGCAAGGTATAACTTTTTGAGCCTAAATATCTAAGCTGTTTCATTTCAATGGGCTAATAGACATGGTTTCCTCTATTTGTAGATGATGACAACCCACCCGTTTCTTTTGCCAAGTTCTCTTCAAATGCGAAGTACATCCTGGCAGCTGCCCTGGACAAGTGACTGTCAGACTGTATTGAATCATATGATTCAGGGTGTCTAGGAACATGGGAAATGTGGAATTGTGAGGGGAATTTTGTGCAGCTGGAAAAATCAAGGAATCGTCAGGGATACTGTCAGAAAATTGCTTAAGTCAGGCAAACTGTCTGACTGAAATTAACACAATGGTGTGCCATCTATTCCCCGGTACTGTGAGTGTCTGACACGCAGTCCATTCGCATTAGTATCACATCTTTATACTGTGAATAAGTAGAAGGTGTGACATCCTCCCCATTTTAGGTGTCTTTTTCGTGTCCATGAAATGAGCAGTACACATATTGTTGGGTACTGTAGTGATTGCCATATTGTTCACTAAGTTTGGGCTGTTGCAGAGCAACAAACGTAGTTGCATTCAAAAGTATTTTTCATGGAAAAAGCCAGAACAAGCAGTATGCACAATTTGTGCACTATTGGTTTTCTCATGCAAGGCACCATGCTACCCTACTGTGCTGTTAAAATCGTTCTGAAAAGCTTGCTGGCGACCTGTGTCAATCTCGTATGCGACATGGTGGAAATCAAAACAGATGCAGACTAGTTGCTTTGTGGCTCGTGCTATGATGCCAAGGTTGTAAAAAGCTGCTACTTTTTGTGAAAATCACCTTGTGCTTGTCCTGTGCCTATGTTGCTGTTTAAAGGGGGTGCCGTCAGGGAATGGGTGGGAAAAAACTACTTTTAGCTGGTGATGACCCAACCAGCCTGTGTCAGCCTCCTTCTTCAAGAGAGCCTTGTCGAAAGCCCGAAAGAAGAACCTCTGGCAGTGCAAGGAGTATAATGTGTGATATGTGATGCCCCTGCAAGCATGACAAGCATGTCGTTTTGGTGATTTCCCTGAAGTTCAGTCTGAAGCTGTGTGTTTCTTCTGTGAAAGCACACATAACCCCATCGGATAAGACCACCACTCTTGTGAACGATTAATGCAAGTTGAAAACTTGTGAGCATGATTTTAACAAACTCCCAAATCTGAAAGCTCAGGCCAGTGAGGTACTCTTGCTGTGCTGAAAAGATAAAAAACTGTTGCTGAAATCGCCATGCTGATTCTTAGTTTAAATATAACAGCATTTATGCGCCCGTTGGTGCCGGGGCTTGCAGTGCGGCAAAACTGATACGCAAAGGCTAAAAGGCCCATGCCTCGTCAAGAATGCATTGTTTGGTGTGCCATCCCACAGTTTGAGCTGAGGCTCTTGGGGCCACAAGGGAGGGAGTATGAGAGGGGTTGTCTCCGTAAAGGTCTCGCAATGCAGCCCAAGCTG comes from the Amblyomma americanum isolate KBUSLIRL-KWMA chromosome 1, ASM5285725v1, whole genome shotgun sequence genome and includes:
- the LOC144116104 gene encoding uncharacterized protein LOC144116104 isoform X4, with product MKAPHDCTPLRHLVSYMSMNLVHFNRDGTLIVSSSYDGLCRIWDTASGQCLKTLIDDDNPPVSFAKFSSNAKYILAAALDK